From a single Parambassis ranga chromosome 2, fParRan2.1, whole genome shotgun sequence genomic region:
- the kifc1 gene encoding kinesin-like protein KIFC1 codes for MSRLPVMSSKRVLTNSNSSSENDSAPAQKRLRKDTDLHKPQGAATVVSGRRAPLAATRAPLSRPVRGVGAATVAVGPSRGALKPSVASTAAKGGNMKPPVASTGTKTGGGAPRRHAWDLKGKVSDMEDKVRNYQTRVKSVNQENEVLKDSVVQSQKKFAEMQKELEEQSGQIRVYKVQLHELSGVKEDLEKVSNDKNFLEKELANLEGKYKVMETLRDSQETELQTLKMKLSVQESTLTRLQGNLRNTEEEVRSLKETVAQQKDELHAGEMERRRLHNTIQELKGNIRVFCRVRPLTGGGLSKHIQLMPSDNKTMTLVKTEESHTGKTADTQKNYNFSFDRVFGPQTSQQDVFEEISLLVQSALDGYNVCCFAYGQTGSGKTYTMEGDEFDETRGVIPRAVQQIFKAAAKLEAQGWEFTFTASFVEIYNETLRDLLYTGKASVRPEHEIRKLSNNEVTITNLTYEKVINEDQVLGLIALANRNRSTAQTAQNDRSSRSHSVFQLDIEGVNAGRDVKCKSTLCLVDLAGSERMVKSQSQGERFKEMTAINGSLSNLGIVIAALANKESYIPYRNSKLTYLLQSCLGGNSKTLMFVNIAPEPDSFGETLNSLRFASKVNDCVIGTASANRK; via the exons ATGTCCCGCTTGCCAGTCATGTCAAGCAAAAGGGTCCTTAcgaacagcaacagcagctcagagaatGACTCTGCACCTGCTCAG AAAAGGCTTCGTAAGGACACAGACCTGCACAAGCCACAGGGAGCCGCTACAGTTGTCAGCGGTAGGCGGGCTCCTTTGGCTGCAACAAGGGCACCTCTTT CTAGGCCAGTCAGAGGTGTAGGAGCTGCCACAGTGGCTGTGGGTCCTTCCAGAG GTGCCCTGAAACCGTCTGTCGCCTCCACTGCAGCAAAGGGGGGCAACATGAAACCACCTGTTGCATCAACAGGCACAAAGACAG GTGGCGGGGCACCCCGGCGACATGCATGGGACCTGAAGGGAAAGGTCAGCGACATGGAGGACAAGGTCCGTAATTACCAGACCAGGGTTAAGTCTGTGAACCAAGAGAATGAGGTTCTGAAAGACTCTGTGGTTCAGAGCCAGAAGAAATTTGCTGAAATGcagaaagagctggaggaacAGAGTGGCCAGATCAG AGTGTATAAGGTGCAGCTGCATGAGCTCTCAGGAGTCAAAGAGGATTTGGAGAAGGTCTCTAATGACAAGAACTTTCTTGAGAAGGAGCTCGCCAATTTAGAAGGCAAATACAAAGTCATGGAGACTCTCCGGGACAGCCAGGAGACGGAGCTGCAGACTCTGAAG ATGAAACTGTCGGTGCAGGAGTCAACGCTGACCCGACTGCAAGGAAAcctgagaaacacagaggaagaagtcCGCTCTCTGAAAGAAACTGTTGCCCAGCAGAAGGATGAGCTTCATGCTGGAGAGATGGAGCGCAGGCGGCTCCATAATACAATCCAGGAACTCAAG GGCAACATCAGGGTGTTCTGTAGAGTGCGCCCGCTGACAGGTGGAGGCCTGAGTAAACACATCCAGCTGATGCCCAGCGACAACAAGACAATGACACTGGTCAAAACAGAGGAG tcTCACACAGGAAAAACTGCAGACACTCAGAAGAATTACAACTTCAGTTTTGACCGGGTGTTCGGCCCTCAGACGTCACAACAGGAC GTTTTTGAAGAGATCTCACTGCTGGTCCAGTCAGCATTGGATGGGTACAACGTCTGCTGCTTTGCATACGGCCAGACTGGAAGCGGTAAGACCTACACCATGGAGGGAGACGAGTTTGATGAGACCAGAGGTGTCATCCCCAGGGCTGTGCAGCAGATATTCAAGGCAGCAGCAAAACTGGAAGCACAGGGCTGGGAG TTCACCTTCACAGCAAGCTTTGTTGAAATATACAACGAGACCCTGCGGGACCTCCTGTACACTGGCAAAGCCAGCGTGAGGCCCGAGCACGAGATCCGAAAGTTAAGCAACAACGAGGTGACCATCACTAACCTGACCTATGAGAAGGTCATAAACGAGGATCAG GTCCTTGGTCTGATTGCTTTGGCCAATCGGAACCGGTCCACGGCGCAGACAGCCCAGAATGACCGCTCCTCTCGCTCCCACTCAGTCTTCCAGCTGGACATTGAGGGAGTGAATGCTGGCAGGGACGTCAAATGCAAGT CCACCCTGTGTCTAGTGGATTTGGCTGGCAGTGAGCGGATGGTGAAGAGCCAGTCTCAGGGTGAGCGCTTCAAAGAAATGACTGCAATCAACGGCTCCCTGTCTAACCTGGGCATCGTCATCGCCGCGCTGGCCAACAAG GAGAGCTACATTCCATACAGGAACTCAAAGCTCACCTACctcctgcagagctgcctgGGAGGAAACAGCAAAAC CCTGATGTTTGTGAACATCGCTCCAGAGCCGGACAGCTTTGGAGAAACACTCAACTCTCTGAGGTTTGCCAGCAAG GTGAATGACTGTGTAATCGGGACTGCGAGTGCCAACAGGAAGTAG